From Erwinia sp. HDF1-3R, one genomic window encodes:
- a CDS encoding sulfite exporter TauE/SafE family protein: MDWFVVSPLLVAGLFFIAMLAGFIDSIAGGGGLLTVPALLSFGLSPAQALATNKVQSVGGSFSASLYFVRRKAVDLREQKLNIGMAFVGSVLGAILIQHIHAELLRQVLPLLLIAIGLYFLLMPKVGEEDRHRRLHGLPFALVAGGCVGFYDGFFGPGAGSFYALAFVTLCGYNLARSTAHAKVLNFTSNLGGLLFFMFGGKVVWGTGLVMLVGAICGARLGARMVLSRGQALIRPMVVTVSAVMSAKLLYDSHGAAIAAWCHQLFA, translated from the coding sequence ATGGACTGGTTTGTCGTCAGCCCGCTGCTGGTTGCGGGGCTGTTTTTTATCGCTATGCTGGCCGGATTTATTGACTCCATTGCCGGAGGTGGTGGGCTGCTGACGGTTCCGGCCCTGCTGTCGTTTGGGCTTTCCCCGGCGCAGGCGCTGGCGACGAATAAAGTACAGTCCGTTGGTGGCTCCTTCTCTGCCAGCCTCTACTTTGTCAGGCGTAAGGCGGTGGATCTCCGCGAGCAGAAGCTCAATATCGGCATGGCCTTTGTTGGCTCTGTACTGGGCGCAATCCTGATCCAGCATATCCATGCTGAACTGCTGCGTCAGGTCCTGCCGCTGCTGCTGATTGCTATCGGGCTCTACTTTTTGCTGATGCCGAAAGTGGGCGAAGAGGATCGTCATCGCCGGCTGCACGGTTTGCCTTTTGCGCTGGTGGCAGGAGGCTGTGTCGGCTTCTATGACGGTTTTTTCGGACCCGGCGCTGGCTCTTTTTACGCGCTGGCCTTTGTCACCCTCTGCGGCTATAACCTGGCCCGCTCCACCGCGCATGCTAAGGTCCTGAACTTCACCTCTAACCTGGGCGGCCTGCTGTTTTTTATGTTCGGCGGCAAGGTGGTGTGGGGAACCGGGCTGGTGATGCTGGTGGGGGCGATATGTGGTGCCAGACTGGGCGCGAGGATGGTGCTCAGCCGCGGACAGGCGCTGATCCGTCCAATGGTGGTCACCGTCTCTGCCGTAATGAGCGCCAAACTGCTGTATGACAGCCACGGCGCGGCAATTGCAGCCTGGTGTCACCAGCTATTTGCCTGA
- the mepA gene encoding penicillin-insensitive murein endopeptidase, which produces MKKILFALSALLIGTASYAATPWQSIRQPIPGVSQSIGAFANGCIVGAETLPLNATGYQVMRQDQRRYFGHPDLILFIQRLSNQVHNLHLGEVMIGDMGMAAGGRFSSGHASHQSGLDVDIWLQLPQTRWSEQMLLKPQPLDLVSADGKSVVARHWQPQIDSLIKLAAKDSDVTRIFVNPAIKQQLCADAGADRDWLRKVRPWFGHRAHMHVRLRCPAGSLQCQDQPAPPPGDGCGAELQSWFAPPKPGSGKPVKREPPPLPAACQALLDKHLL; this is translated from the coding sequence GTGAAAAAAATTCTTTTCGCCCTGAGTGCGCTGCTGATTGGCACCGCCAGCTATGCCGCCACGCCCTGGCAATCTATTCGCCAGCCGATCCCCGGGGTGTCGCAGTCCATTGGCGCCTTTGCAAATGGCTGTATCGTAGGCGCGGAAACGCTACCGCTTAATGCCACCGGCTATCAGGTGATGCGTCAGGATCAGCGCCGCTACTTTGGTCATCCCGATCTGATCCTGTTTATCCAGCGGCTCAGCAATCAGGTGCATAACCTGCATCTGGGCGAGGTGATGATCGGGGATATGGGCATGGCGGCGGGCGGACGCTTTAGCAGCGGTCACGCCAGCCACCAGTCCGGGCTGGATGTGGATATCTGGCTACAGCTGCCTCAGACCCGCTGGAGTGAGCAGATGCTGCTAAAGCCGCAGCCACTTGATCTGGTCTCGGCCGATGGCAAAAGCGTTGTCGCCCGACACTGGCAGCCGCAAATCGACAGCCTTATTAAGCTGGCAGCGAAGGACAGCGACGTCACGCGCATTTTCGTTAATCCGGCGATTAAACAGCAGCTCTGCGCCGATGCCGGAGCGGATCGCGACTGGCTGCGCAAGGTAAGGCCCTGGTTTGGTCATCGGGCACATATGCACGTGCGTCTGCGCTGTCCGGCGGGAAGCCTGCAGTGTCAGGATCAGCCCGCTCCTCCGCCGGGCGACGGCTGCGGCGCAGAGTTGCAGAGCTGGTTTGCGCCGCCGAAGCCCGGCAGCGGGAAACCGGTAAAACGTGAGCCGCCGCCGCTTCCGGCCGCCTGTCAGGCACTGCTGGATAAACATCTTCTGTAA
- the aroC gene encoding chorismate synthase, translating into MAGNTIGQVFRVTTFGESHGVALGCIVDGVPPGIPLTEECLQHDLDRRRPGTSRYTTQRREPDRVKILSGVFEGVTTGTSIGLLIENTDQRSQDYGAIKDVFRPNHADYTYEQKYGLRDYRGGGRSSARETAMRVAAGAIAKKYLEMKHGIVVRGYLAQMGDVVCELRDWDQIEQNPFFCPDPSKLDALDELMRALKKEGDSIGAKVAVVAGNVPPGLGEPVFDRLDADLAHALMSINAVKGVEIGDGFAVVNKRGSEHRDEIRADGFQSNHSGGILGGISSGQQILATIAMKPTSSITVPGKTINRFGEEVEMITKGRHDPCVGIRAVPIAEAMMAIVLMDHLLRQRAQNADVKTDIPRW; encoded by the coding sequence ATGGCTGGTAACACGATTGGGCAGGTTTTCCGTGTCACCACCTTTGGGGAATCCCATGGGGTGGCGCTCGGCTGTATTGTTGACGGCGTACCGCCGGGAATTCCCCTTACCGAAGAGTGCCTTCAGCACGATCTTGATCGTCGCCGTCCCGGCACCTCACGCTATACCACTCAGCGCCGCGAACCTGACCGGGTCAAAATCCTGTCCGGCGTGTTTGAAGGCGTCACCACCGGCACCAGCATCGGCTTACTGATTGAGAATACCGATCAGCGCTCTCAGGACTATGGCGCCATCAAAGATGTCTTCCGCCCTAACCACGCGGATTACACCTACGAACAGAAATATGGTCTGCGTGACTATCGCGGCGGCGGGCGCTCCTCAGCGCGCGAAACGGCTATGCGCGTGGCGGCCGGGGCGATTGCCAAAAAGTACCTGGAAATGAAACACGGGATTGTGGTGCGTGGCTATCTGGCGCAGATGGGCGATGTGGTTTGTGAGCTGCGGGACTGGGATCAGATCGAACAGAACCCTTTCTTTTGCCCCGATCCGTCTAAGCTCGATGCGCTTGACGAACTGATGCGCGCGCTGAAAAAAGAGGGCGATTCCATTGGCGCTAAGGTCGCCGTAGTAGCCGGGAATGTCCCGCCAGGCCTGGGCGAACCGGTATTTGACCGCCTTGATGCTGACCTGGCCCATGCGCTGATGAGCATCAACGCGGTGAAAGGCGTGGAGATCGGAGACGGCTTTGCGGTGGTTAATAAGCGCGGGAGTGAGCATCGGGATGAGATCCGCGCGGACGGCTTTCAGAGCAACCACTCTGGCGGCATTCTCGGCGGTATCAGCAGCGGCCAGCAGATCCTTGCAACGATTGCCATGAAGCCCACTTCGAGCATTACCGTACCGGGTAAAACCATCAATCGCTTTGGCGAAGAGGTGGAAATGATCACTAAAGGTCGCCATGACCCCTGCGTGGGTATTCGCGCGGTGCCTATCGCTGAAGCGATGATGGCGATCGTCCTGATGGACCACCTGCTGCGCCAGCGTGCTCAAAACGCTGACGTGAAAACGGACATCCCACGTTGGTGA
- the prmB gene encoding 50S ribosomal protein L3 N(5)-glutamine methyltransferase produces MDKIFVDEAVRELHTIQDMLRWSVSRFSAAGIWYGHGTDNPWDEAVQLVLPSLYLPLDIPEDMRTARLTTSERNLIVERVIRRINERIPVAYLTNKAWFCGHEFYVDERVLVPRSPIGELINARFDGIVTDDPQLILDMCTGSGCLAIACAYAFPLAEVDAVDISTDALAVTEQNIDAHGMMHNVTPIRADLFRELPKTPYDLIVTNPPYVDEEDMDDLPDEYRHEPVLGLAAGRDGLKLARRILANAPDYLSEKGVLICEVGNSMVHMIEQYPDVPFTWLEFTNGGDGVFMLTRQQIIDAAHHFSMFKD; encoded by the coding sequence TTGGACAAAATTTTCGTTGATGAGGCAGTCAGGGAACTGCACACCATTCAGGACATGCTGCGCTGGTCGGTCAGCCGCTTTTCCGCCGCCGGGATCTGGTACGGACACGGCACCGATAACCCGTGGGACGAAGCCGTCCAGCTGGTATTGCCGTCGCTTTATCTGCCGCTGGATATTCCTGAAGACATGCGCACTGCGCGGCTGACGACCAGCGAGCGTAATCTGATTGTTGAGCGCGTTATCCGCCGCATCAATGAGCGTATTCCGGTAGCTTATCTGACCAACAAAGCCTGGTTCTGCGGCCATGAATTTTACGTCGATGAGCGCGTACTGGTGCCCCGGTCACCGATTGGCGAGCTGATCAATGCGCGCTTTGACGGGATCGTCACCGATGACCCGCAACTTATTCTGGATATGTGTACCGGCAGCGGCTGTCTGGCCATTGCCTGCGCCTATGCCTTCCCGCTGGCCGAGGTGGATGCGGTCGATATCTCTACCGACGCGCTGGCGGTGACCGAGCAGAATATTGACGCACACGGGATGATGCACAACGTGACGCCCATCCGTGCCGACCTGTTCCGGGAGCTGCCGAAAACGCCTTACGATCTGATTGTGACTAATCCGCCGTACGTGGATGAAGAGGACATGGACGATCTGCCCGATGAATACCGCCATGAGCCGGTACTGGGGCTGGCGGCGGGCCGCGATGGGTTGAAGCTGGCGCGTCGTATTCTGGCCAATGCGCCGGATTATCTGAGCGAAAAGGGCGTGCTGATTTGTGAAGTGGGCAACAGCATGGTGCATATGATTGAACAGTATCCCGATGTGCCTTTTACCTGGCTGGAGTTCACCAACGGCGGGGACGGCGTGTTTATGCTGACGCGGCAGCAAATTATCGACGCTGCGCACCATTTCAGCATGTTTAAAGATTAA
- the smrB gene encoding endonuclease SmrB, with product MSKNKPLSTEDLALFRGLMTGTRQLAQDTIVHKPVRKKISEVPQRRLLSEQIDASHYFSDEFQPLLAEEGPVRYVRSDVSHYELKKLRRGDYTPEIFLDLHGLTQKQAKSELGALIAACRREHIFCASVMHGHGKHVLKQQTPLWLAQHPMVTAFHQAPKMFGGDAALLVLIEIEEWQPPELL from the coding sequence ATGAGTAAAAACAAACCTCTCAGCACCGAGGACCTGGCCCTGTTTCGTGGGCTGATGACTGGAACGCGTCAGCTGGCCCAGGATACGATCGTCCATAAGCCGGTGCGCAAAAAGATAAGCGAGGTACCACAGCGGCGCCTGCTGTCAGAGCAAATTGACGCCAGCCACTACTTTTCAGATGAGTTCCAGCCGCTGCTGGCCGAAGAGGGTCCGGTGCGTTATGTACGCAGCGACGTCAGCCACTACGAGCTGAAAAAGCTGCGTCGGGGTGATTACACGCCGGAGATTTTTCTGGATCTGCATGGGCTGACGCAGAAGCAGGCTAAATCAGAGCTGGGCGCGCTGATTGCCGCCTGCCGCCGCGAGCACATCTTTTGTGCCAGCGTGATGCATGGGCATGGTAAACACGTGCTTAAGCAGCAGACGCCGCTGTGGCTGGCGCAGCATCCGATGGTCACAGCCTTTCACCAGGCACCAAAGATGTTCGGCGGCGATGCCGCACTGCTGGTATTGATTGAGATCGAAGAGTGGCAGCCGCCCGAACTTCTCTGA
- the sixA gene encoding phosphohistidine phosphatase SixA: MQVFIMRHGDAALDAASDSVRPLTHCGCDESRQMAVWLNDQKVDIERVLVSPYLRAQQTLATVREALPLPDGQDVLPELTPGGDPALVACYLQALAKEGVHSALVISHLPLVGYLVSELCPQEAPPMFATSAIASIEYNADKDCGTLVWQVSPSKLAKAM, translated from the coding sequence ATGCAAGTTTTCATTATGCGTCACGGCGACGCGGCGCTCGATGCGGCCAGTGATTCAGTAAGACCTCTCACTCATTGCGGCTGCGATGAGTCACGCCAGATGGCTGTCTGGCTCAATGACCAGAAGGTGGATATTGAGCGGGTGCTGGTGAGTCCCTATTTACGCGCTCAGCAAACGCTGGCGACGGTGCGCGAGGCGCTGCCGCTGCCGGACGGGCAGGATGTGTTGCCGGAGCTAACGCCTGGCGGCGATCCGGCGCTGGTTGCCTGCTACCTTCAGGCATTAGCGAAAGAGGGCGTGCATTCCGCGCTGGTTATCTCCCATCTGCCGCTGGTGGGTTACCTCGTTTCCGAGCTTTGTCCCCAGGAAGCACCGCCCATGTTCGCCACCTCGGCTATCGCCTCCATTGAATACAATGCAGATAAAGACTGCGGGACGCTTGTCTGGCAGGTTAGCCCATCCAAGCTGGCAAAAGCGATGTAG